A genomic window from Parasteatoda tepidariorum isolate YZ-2023 chromosome 10, CAS_Ptep_4.0, whole genome shotgun sequence includes:
- the LOC139426668 gene encoding uncharacterized protein, translating to MILSAELKKNFTNNQFTETSVKGVDLIRETITNLPEIKNEFFARKLQNYFIIATKNNSEINVLCLERIIQVLGEIMCASNASGCIFKHFLQSCLPEGLEKSLCELRNHCFSHYRENAAQGRINLEKQRRTRLADLFGEIRDLFLILKPTTENYFLRLDELLIKRSKEKSRKGYIEIFQHFRRFQEHTLLHREKYFIENKKDFAIVSNNLLQFIYERLSPNELKKMSESLKLKSEDFLTLNKLDTYFRSLIYITEYISECNKNSEVYPHLINCCKKLDTVIDIHGTKPISEVKNKILDILNDFKQIYRTIFDELDKLNRYNHSIITLKNLTKRLKNFNIFSTTESIQLIQHISDLLFESNRKFKEARNILKALSTIEDSHMTEEELEDLLKNVILPHKTRKKVFEHILQSGFKSASTCLEFEPVLKIKDIKDNLELNVTKKLMELFKEEKYRTIFLKMDLQLEIKRKVYYIMNQKIYFLIDRVKKFERILINSQENVRYLWLKSDNDAIKQHVKILMCERFLNERETRVSLEMLLFDCLNILKDKELQELWEKTINMFNGINLRDFLSHGSPVVELVVNFLEPEDLPMTFIQKILELISDKEVLISLSELWILVKPCTLQELESILESDAEDEYSNSRKNIKSCLRWKNYFKLLPLEI from the coding sequence ATGATTTTGTCTGccgaactaaaaaaaaactttacaaataatCAATTCACAGAGACATCAGTGAAAGGAGTTGACCTTATAAGAGAAACTATCACTAATTTACCAgaaataaagaatgaattttttgcaagaaaattgcaaaattatttcataatcgcTACAAAGAACAACTCAGAAATCAATGTTTTATGTCTTGAAAGAATTATTCAGGTATTAGGAGAAATTATGTGCGCTTCTAACGCAAGTGGctgcatttttaaacattttcttcaatCTTGCTTGCCAGAAGGTTTGGAAAAATCTCTTTGTGAATTACGCAATCATTGTTTTTCGCACTATAGAGAAAATGCTGCTCAAGGTAGAATAAATTTAGAGAAACAAAGAAGAACACGTTTAGCAGACCTTTTCGGAGAAATAAGAGATTTGTTTCTCATATTGAAACCtacaactgaaaattattttttaagacttgaCGAACTTCTTATTAaaagaagtaaagaaaaatctaGAAAGGGGTACATTGAGATTTTTCAGCACTTTCGTCGATTTCAAGAACATACATTATTACatcgagaaaagtattttattgaaaataaaaaggactTCGCAATTGTATCAAATAATCTGCTTCAGTTTATCTACGAACGTTTGTCTCCAAACGAATTGAAGAAAATGTctgaatctttaaaattaaagagtgAAGATTTTCTGACGTTGAATAAATTAGATACTTACTTTAggtcattaatatatattactgaATATATTTCTGAATGTAACAAAAACAGTGAAGTATATCCACATTTGATAAATTGTTGCAAAAAACTGGATACTGTGATTGATATTCATGGAACAAAACCTATatctgaagtaaaaaataaaatcttggaTATATTAAATGACTTTAAGCAAATATATCGTACAATATTTGATGAACTCGATAAATTAAATCGATATAATCATTCTATCATCACTCTAAAGAATCTAACTAAAAgactaaaaaactttaatattttttctactacaGAATCAATTCAGCTGATACAACATATTTCAGATTTGCTGTTTGAatctaatagaaaatttaaagaagctagaaatattttaaaagctttaagcaCAATTGAAGATTCGCACATGACAGAAGAAGAACTTgaagatcttttaaaaaatgtaattttgccTCATAAAAcgaggaaaaaagtttttgaacatattttacaATCTGGATTCAAATCAGCTTCAACATGCCTGGAATTTGAaccagttttgaaaataaaagatatcaaAGATAATTTGGAATTGAATGTAACTAAGAAACTAATGGAATTatttaaagaggaaaaatatcgtacaatttttcttaaaatggatTTGCAACTTGAAATAAAACGCAAAGTATACTACATcatgaatcaaaaaatttattttttgatagatagagttaaaaaatttgaaagaattttaattaacagccAAGAAAATGTTAGATATTTATGGCTAAAAAGTGACAACGATGCCATAAAGCagcatgtaaaaattttgatgtgcGAAAGGTTTTTGAACGAAAGAGAAACCAGAGTTTCTTTAGAAATGTTATTGTTTGATTGTTTGAACATCTTGAAAGATAAGGAACTACAAGAATTGTgggaaaaaactattaatatgtTCAATGGAATAAATCTGAGAGATTTCCTTTCTCATGGAAGTCCAGTTGTAGAACTCGTTGTAAATTTTTTGGAGCCCGAAGATTTGCCAATGACATTCATCCAGAAAATACTAGAACTGATCAGTgataaagaagttttaatttcgcTTTCTGAGTTGTGGATTTTAGTAAAGCCTTGCACTCTACAAGAACTGGAATCGATTCTTGAGTCTGATGCTGAAGATGAATATTCTAATtcgagaaaaaatatcaaaagttgtCTCagatggaaaaattatttcaagctaTTGCCTCTGGAGATTTG